The genomic window CAAAAACCTAAAACATTTTCTAGATCAGGCGAAGTACAAGTACGATGTAGGCATGAATGAGTATGTTTTTAAGCCTTCGCACAGTGTGATGGAATATTTCGATCCCAGATTGGCGGTTAGCGGAATTAAATTGCAGCTTTTGGGCAATATGCGGAAACATGTTTACCGGTTATTCAAGAATGAGCGTTTGAGGAAACTTTTAGAATTCCCCGTTTTGTTTTTAGGAGCCACGCCACAAAACACGCCTGCTCTATACAGTTTAATGAACTATGCCGATCTCGTTTTAGGCACCTGGTACCCAATGGGTGGCATGCATAAAATTGTGACTGCTATGCAACAAATAGCCGAAAGTGAGGGTGTAAATTTTATTTTCAATACCGAGGTAACCAAAATTGAAGTAAAAAACAACCTGGCAGAATACGTAATTACCGACAAGGGCAACTTTAAAAGTGATTTTGTGGTAGGCAATGCCGATTATCAACATATTGATCAGCACCTTTTTGATGAACCTTACCGTAATTACAGCGAAAAATATTGGAATGAAAGAACCATGGCCCCCTCCTGCCTTTTGTTTTATATCGGATTAAATAAAAAACTAGACAATATATTACACCACAACTTATTCTTTGACGAGGATTTCGATCAACATGCCGAAGAAATCTACACCAATCCACAATGGCCGTCAAAACCGCTGTTTTATGCATGCTGTCCTTCGATTACTGATCCAGCCGTAGCACCAGAGGGTTGCGAGAATCTTTTCTTTTTAATTCCGGTAGCACCTGATTTAGCAGATAGCGAAAGTAAAAGGGAGGAATACTTTAATTTATTGATGGAACGCTTTAAAGATTTAACCGGAAACGATATTAGCGGTAACATTTTGTTTAAACGCAGTTATGCCATGAATGATTTTGTGGAAGATTACCATGCCTTTAAAGGAAATGCGTATGGATTAGCAAACACTTTGAAACAGACGGCTTTTTTAAAACCTAAGATGAAAAGTAAGGTAACAAATTTTTTATACACCGGACAATTAACCGTTCCGGGGCCTGGTGTACCACCTGCAATCATCTCTGGGCAAGTGGTAGCAAAAGAAATAAAAAAAAAGTTAAAAAAAGCTTGACAAATTTAAAATTTCCCTTATCTTTATAACCACAAAACAAAAATACTGCAATAAAGCTTCAAAACACATAATCGTTCGGAGTTTGCATTTGTTTCGAAATAAGAGAGAAGGCGAATTGTTGAAAGAAAAAATAAGAATCAACTAACCAAATATATGATAAGCAAAAAGGCCTGAATTTTCAGGCCTTTTGCTTTTTACCACATTTCTGAAATGTCCTTTTTTGAGTCCAATCGTCACCCTGAGTTTCAATTTATCGTATAACAGAAAGATTTAAAAGTATAAAACATTTTCTAGACCGTCATTTCGAGCCGAGTGCAACGCAGTCGAGAACCCGAAGGCTCTGCGAAGCAAAATCTATCAGGACGGATCTTTCTCTCGAAAGTTAGGGACTGTGCTTCATCCGATAGCTATCGGATCAAGATGATGTTTCTCTTGTTGGAGTGAAAACAAAAAAGGCCCAGATAAATCTGAGCCTCTAGTTTTTCGATGGATGTACCTTAAGCCACTTCTGAAGTGGCAATTTCTTTAGAATAAGTTTTTAAATATTTTTTAAGAATACCTCTTGCTACGTGGATACGCGTCTTTACTGTTCCTATCGGAATAGCTAACATATCCGCAATTTCGTGGTACTTATATCCTTCAAAATAACGGATAAAAGGCACATAATACTCTTCAGGTAATTGTGAAAGGGCTTTATCTATATCGCCTAACACAAATTTACTCTCCGCCTGATTTTTAGTTGCACTATATGAAAGATTTGCAGAAGATATATCTTCGCTCTGCGTAATTAAAGTATTTGTTTTCACCAGTCGGCGATAGTTGTTAATGAAAGTATTTTTCATGATGGTAAACAACCAACCTTTTAAATTCGTACCTTCTTTAAACTTATTGTAATAAGTGATTGCTTTCAGCATGGTATCCTGAACCAAATCATTTGCGTCTTCTGCGTCTTTAGTGAAATTTAAAGCATAAGATCTAAGCGATACCGAGTGATGATTAACCAGATGATTGAATTCAAATTTTGTCATGATATTTAGCTTTAGGTAGATAAAAAAACAAATGAATTATTATTTGTTCGCTTAAACCTAAACAAACTTAGTACCAAAATTTTCTGGCATGGTGTTAAAAGCGTGCAACTACATAATGGCAAGCTTTCGTCACAGAATATTTACTTCTCTTTCTAAAGTGACTCCAAAAGTAGACTTTACACTGTCTATAATCTGTTCAGAAAAATGATACACTTCTGTGCCAGTCGCATGTCCATGGTTAACTAAAACCAAAGCCTGGTTCTTCCAGGTACCTGTTTGGCCAACCACTTTACCCTTCCAGCCACATTGCTCAATTAACCAGCCAGCCGCCAATTTAATTTTATCATCAGCTGTAGGATAATGTACCACATCGGGGTGTTTCGCCACAATATCAGCAAATTCATATTTTTCGATCACCGGATTTTTAAAGAAACTACCTGCGTTGCCAATAGTAGACGGATCGGGCAGTTTACTTACGCGGATATGCGATACAGCGGCAGAAACATCAGCAATATCCGGCTTTTCGATACCCCTGTTCAGCAGCTCGGTTTCAATTGCACCATAGGAAGTATTAATTTTCGCTTCCGCCGATAAACGGAAAGTAACGGATGTAATAATATACTGGCCCTTCAATTCACCTTTGAAAATACTTTCGCGGTAACCGAAATGGCAATCATCATAAGTAAAAGTTTTAATTTTCCCGGTTCTGATCTCAAAAGCGCTGCAGCTTTCGAAAACATCTTTAAGCTCTACTCCATAAGCACCAATATTCTGAATTGGCGATGCACCCACAGTACCAGGAATCAGGCTTAAATTTTCTACACCAGCAAAATGATGTCCAACACAGTAGTTTACAAAATCGTTCCATACTTCACCAGCCCCGGCTGTTACCAACACTCTATCATCAATCATTTCGGATTGAATGCCTTTGATACTGATTTTAACAACCAATCCCTTATAATCCTGAGTAAATAACACATTACTTCCCCCACCAATAACCAAGAGCTTTTGAGATTTTACGATCTCGTTTTTAAACAACCTGGTCAAATCTGCTTCAGAAAATATCTCGACAAAATAACTTGCCTTAACATCGATACCAAACGAATTATATGGTTTTAACGAAACATTTTCCTGGATTTGTAGCATCTTGATTTTGTGTTATGCTGCAAAAGTAAAATAAAAAGACTTTATATTAATAATTGATTAGCTGTACACCCTACTATTCAAAGATTTCTGCTAATTTATTTTTTAAGTTAACATGAAAATCATTCCCCTCACCGTCATAGCGACCAGCAATTTTGCCTTCTTTATCTATTAAAATGAATGTTGGATAAGCCGGAACACTGTATTGCACCACCAAATTATCACCTTTGGCACTTTTGCTTGCATCCATTAACAAAATATGTTTCCATAAACCAGTCCGGTCATCCACAATTGCTTTTTGCCAAAGTTTACGATCATCGTCAGTGGCAATACTTACAATTTCCAGTCCTTTACTTTCATATTTTTTGTACATTTTAATCATATCGGGACTCAGTGCTCTGCAATGCACACACCAGGTTCCCCAAAAATCTAACAATACATATTTTTTAGACTTAAATTCGGCAAGGCTGATCGTTTTTCCATTGGCCAGCTTCGCAGAAAAACCGGGAGCTGGTTGCCCTATTTTACTTGTTTCTTCATGATCTAGTTCTTTATAAATGAACCTTCCCCATGCGCTATTTAACACTGGCCCTGAAAAACTCCGATAATAAAACTGAACAGAATCTTTAGGTAAAGATCTGCTTAAAGAACTTAACAAATATGGGCTTAAGTAAGAATTTGGATTGTTTCTGATAAAAGCTAAACTATTTTTTTCTACTACTTTAAATAGCCTTGATCTTTCTGCATAGTTTAAACCAAGATTTGCTTTCAGCGAATCAGAGCTCCCCTTTTTCTTAATATCTTTATTTAAAACATCTATTTTGTCCCATATTTCATCTGCCTCGTCTTTAAGCCTAACCCTATCCCAATCCGATTGGGTTTGCGACCCTAAAAGCTTCGCTTTAAAAAACTGGCCAACAAATGCGCTTATTTGCAAATTTTTGGGTTCCAAAAACACCCGCACAGCGTTTGGCCCTTCTAGTAAATTGGTTTCCCCATATTTCAAGCTAGCTAAGCTAGGTTCACTTAAATATCCACTAAACTTAAAGGAACCGTCCTTTACAAATGCAGAATCTTTATTCCCACGATATTCGAGTATAATTTTTTCTCCATCTTTTAAATCGGTTTTGCCTGATAAATTAAATTTTGAAGCATCATTTTGAGCAAAGCTTTTTAGACTTAGCATTGCAAAAATTACAGCGAAACGTATTTTCATGAGAGAGGCGATTGAAATTAGCTCGATACATCATTAAAGTTAATATTTATTCTACAACCTTCGTAATCCCCTTATCGAATTTGAAACTCAACTCTTCAGACTTTCCATCTTCTGATCTGACTCCCGAAAGTTTCCAGCCGATAAAAGCCGGTTTGGTTTTGGCAACGTCCAATAAACGGTATCTTTCTTTGGTGAGTTTTGCACTGACTAAACCTACGCTATCGGACTCTGCCTGGCTCAAATGCTCAATCTGGCTCTCTAAGTCCGCCAAGGTAACATCTAATTCATTTCCTTTTTTTAAGCTATCGGCATAAGCCCGAGGAGAAATATTATAAAGACTATCTAATCTTGAACCATCAAAATTCAAATCCTGATTACTGTTTGCATATTTGATTTTACAAGTGCAATTGCACGCTCTTGATCAGTCTTTTTGCCGCAGGAAATAATAACAACGAGTGATAAAATTGCAAAGGCATGGTAAATTTTTCTCATGGCATAGGTTTAATAAAAAAGAACAAGCATCCTGCCAAGAATGAGTAAAGCATAAAACAGAATCAGCAGACCCTATTTTTTTAATGGTTCATCAATTTTCTTTTTAATTGCCTTCCCTTCATTTGTTTGTTGTAACCGCTTCGAAAGGGCGCCGTATAATTCTACAGGCGAACCGAAATCAAACTCTTTAAAAAAACCTGGTATATTGAGATACCGCACAAAGTTACCCAACTCCATTAGGGCCACCGGTGAATCGGCATTTTGCTTAATAAAATTTAAAAACTTTCGTTCTTTTAATGCATTTGTGGCATCATTGGTTTGCTGAAGATAAATTCCGCCACTAATTATTTTTGCAGTTGCCAAATTATATGGGTTTTCAATATCCAATTTAACATCTTCGAGAAAATTTTTTTTAAGATTAGCACTACCTCCCACAAACCAGACCTTCTGTTTTATCCTGGCTTTTACTTCAGCCAAGGTAATATCTCCACGCTCATCAACAAAAATAAAACCCTCTCGCAAAAGCTTACCTTCCAGGTCGGATGTGGCCGATAGTTGAAAATGATTACCTTCAATTGGCCTCACCAAAAACAAATCTGTTTTTCCTGCAACAGGCGCATCACTTACCAGATAAGCAAATTTTGCATTTTTAGGATTTTGAACTACTCCCTCTACTGTGAATTTAATTGTTTGTGCATGCAGCGAGCCTACGAAAAATAGCGCCAGGCAAAAAATAAGTTTTTTCATTAGCTTTATATTTATAATCTTAAATATAAAACTAATTAGTTAGTTAAAAAAATATTTTAGTCGTTTTTTATCAAACTTCTTCTCACAAATAACAATCCAAAAGCCTTTCCTTTTTCTTTGCCCCTATTCTTATGATGAACCTTATGCGCTTTCCGCACGGCTTGCAAATAAGTGTTGTTGCTTTTAAAAGTTTTAAACCGCCTGTGCACAAACCAATCGTGTACCACAAAGTAAATCAGACCATATAAAGTAATCCCTAAACCAATAAAAAACCGGTAATTTAAACTACCTCGATCTGCATACATTAACAGCAAGGATACTGCAGCAAATAGCACAGCAAACAGATCGTTCCATTCGAAGAATGATTTTGCTTTTTGGTGATGGCTTTTATGCATAAACCATAGTGGCCCATGGAATAAATACTTATGTATAAACCAAGACAAACATTCCATTGCTATAATGGTAAACAATACAATAAAGATGTTGATTAATACTGACAAGTTTTCTAAAGGATTGGTTTGTAAAGATATATAAACAGCGTGAGAACCAAAATCGTGTCATAAAATTGTAAGCTTAACGCAATTTCAACAAACCTTCCATGACAAATCATTTTTTAGCACTATTTTTGACTAAAATATTAAAAAAGTCAGAAAGTAGAAAAGTAAAATGATTGTAGCCGATAAAAAGAGAGAGCAAATTATTGATGGTGCTATAAAACGCTTTATCCATTTTGGTATTGGTAAAACCACAATGAACGATATAGCAGAAGATCTTTCCGTTTCCAAACCATCGCTTTATTATTATTTCCCGGATAAAAAGCATTTAATTATAGGAGTAATAGAAAGGGTATTTAACGACTTCTTTGAGTTGATCAAAAAGAAATACAATCCAGATCAGCCTTTGGAAGACATCCTTTTTAGCACCATAGAGGTGAGGAACACTTTCTTCCAAAAATATTACATGTTGAGGATTACGGAAGGCATTCCTGATTTATTGAACGACGATGTGATTAAAGGAAAGTTACAAACGCTTAAAAGTTCGGAAAAAGATTTCTTCGCAGAAATTTTTAGCCAGGCAAAAGGAAAGGGAGAAATTGAGCACGATGATACTGCGCATGTTGCAGAACTTTATCTGGAAAGTTTGATGGGCCTTTGCACCATGTGTATTATGGAAACTGGAAAAGACCTTTTCCCCGATAAAAAAGCATTGAATAAAATGACGCTGAAGCAAAAAAACCTCACCACCATATTTGTGAGAGGTTTACGATGTTCAGACTAAAATATGGTGGCCGTAACAAAATGATAAACCAATTGTAAACGGGCCACAAATTTTAAATAGATAAGAACCCAAAAACAAAAAACAATACACTATGCTTAGAGTAAAAATGGTAAGGTTAATGCTCATACTGCTAATCGGCTCGGTTTTACCGCAGCTGGTACTTGCACAGCAGCAAGTTACCTTAAAAGATGCGCTAACCTATGCGCTCCAAAACAACACCAAGATTCGAAACTCGAAATTGGATATTGAAGGCGGAAGATACAAGGTGGAGGAAGTTAGGGCACAGGCCTTGCCTCAAATAACCGGAAATGTTGGTTTAACTTATAACCCTATTATCGGCCAACTGGTTGCTAATTTCGGAGGACAGACACAGGCGATCAAATTAGGTCAGAACTGGAATTCGACTGCAGGTGTTCAGCTTTCGCAACAATTATTCAACCAACAGGTTTTTACTGGCTTACAGGCTGCGAGATCGAGTGAGGAATATTACAACCTTACTTCAAAATTAACTGAAGAGCAGATTATCGAGCTGGTGGCCAACAATTACTACCAGGTTTTGGTAAACAGACAACAGTTAAACGTAATTGATACTAATATTAAGAATGTTAAAATTGTAGAAAAAATTGTTTCAAACCAGTTTAAAAATGGTTTAGCCAGAAAAATCGATGTTGACAGGATCAATGTAAACCTAACGAATCTGAATACACAACGTGAACAGGTGATTAATGCCATTACCCAATTGGAGAATCAGTTAAAATTCTCGATGGGCATGCCGGTTTCTACGCCGATCAGCTTACCATTTACCGAATTAACAGAGGTAACTACTTTACCTGTATTTACAGACTCTATCGATCTGGCAAACAGAACAGAGGTTAAACTTTTGGATAATCAGGATAAACTTTTATCACTGCAAAGAAAGGCATATGTGGCCGAATATTATCCATCATTGGCTTTAACGGGTAATTATACCTACTCGAGCCAAAGTGATGGTTTCGATTTCCTAAAGTCTAATGCTGCTGCAATCGGATATGGCGCATCGGCCATTGGTTTAACTTTAAGAGTGCCAATTTTCAACGGTTTTTTAACACGTTCAAAAATCCGCCAGGCAGATGTTGATATTAAGAAGGCAAGAGAGAGCAGAAAAGAATCTGTAAACTCGTTAAACCTGGCTTATGAAAATGCAAAAATCCAATTGCGCAACAACATCAACACCATTAAATCGCAACGTAAAAATGCTGATTTGGCGCAAGAAATCTACAAAAGCACACAAAACAATTATAACAATGGCTTAGCTTCTTTAACCGATCTTCTGGATACAGAAAATGCACTTACGGAGGCACAGAACAGTTATACACAGGCTTTATTGAATTACAAAATAGCCGAAATACAATTAATCAAATCAAACGGGAATATTAAATCGCTAGTACAATAGAAATGAAAAGAGTAATTACCATAATTATCGTAGTTGTTGTTGCCCTTGGTGCAATAGCTTATGTTTTAAGCAACAATAAAAAGAAGAACGAAGAAAAAACTGCTTTCATTGCTAAAGGTGGTGGCGCTGTTGCCGTTCGGGTTGCTCAGGTAGAGAGAAAAGCTGTGAATTTAGATTTCAGTGCAAACGGAAACTTTATCCCTAAACAAGAACTTAACTTCTTATCAGAAAATGCAGGTCGTGTTACGGCTATTTATGTTGATGAAGGTGACCGCGTAAGCAAAGGTCAGGTTTTGGCACGCGTTGATGCAGAAATTATTAATACAGACAGAGAAACTGCTGAAGCAGCTTACCAGAATGCAGTAAGAGATGAGGCCAGATACCAAAGCTCATTCTCAACTGGTGGTGTTACGCAACAACAGTTAGATCAGGCTAAATTGGCTACAAAAAATGCAAAACTTCGCTTACAGGCTTCACAAAGAAGATTAAGTGATGCAAACATCAAATCGCCTATCAATGGTATCGTAAACAAAAGATACATCGAAGTTGGTGCTTTTGTAAATACGCAGGGCACCCAGTTATTCGAATTGGTTGATGTTTCTAAATTGAAACTGAAAGTAAACGTTAACGAATCGCAGGTTGCCAATCTTAAAATCGGCGATCAGATTGAGATCAAATCTTCGGTTTTCCCAACTGATAATTTCTCCGGAAAAGTAACTTTCATCGCTGCTAAAGCTGATGCAACATTAAATTTCCCGATTGAAATTGAAGTAGAGAATAGTCACAAAAACACTTTAAAAGCCGGTATGTACGGAACTGCAATATTCAAGTTCCCTAAACAGGCGCCAAGCATTCTTATTCCACGTACTTCCTTTGTAGGTAGTGTAAGTAGCAATCAGGTTTTTGTATTGGATAAATCTAACAACACTTCTAAAATCCGTAATGTAGTAGCCGGTCGTATTTTAGGAGATAATGTTGAAATTCTTGATGGCTTAAAAGAAGGTGAAACTGTAATCACCAGCGGACAGATAAACTTAACTGAAGGTACTCAGGTGAGTATTGTAAAATAAGTTTGAGGGATTTTTCGGCTTTTAAAACGCGGTACGCCAATCGCAAAACGCAATACTAATTAAAATGAAGATAACAGACATATCTATAAAAAGGCCTTCGCTGGTTATTGTGGTGTTTACCGCACTGACTTTGCTTGGGCTACTAAGTTACTTTTCGTTGGGTTATGAATTACTTCCAAAATTCTCTAACAACGTAGTATCTATTTCGACCATCTATCCTGGTGCTTCACCAAATGAGGTTGAAAATACCGTAACCAAAAAGATTGAGGATGCGGTATCATCGATGGAAAACATCAAGAAAATCAACTCTGTATCGTTTGAGAGTTTATCTACAGTTACCATCACCTTAACTGATGCGGCAAACATCGATATTTCCTTAAATGATGCACAAAGAAAGGTAAACGCTATTCTTTCTGATCTGCCTGAGGATGTAAAAACGCCGTCATTAAGTAAATTCTCTTTAGATGATTTACCGGTAATTACCATGTCGGCATCAGCCAATATGGATGATATTACCTTTTACGATTTAATTGATAAACGTATTGCCCCGGTAATTTCGAGGGTAAGCGGTATTGCACAGGTTAACTTAGTTGGTGGTTCGGAACGCGAAATTCAGGTTTCGTTAAATGCTGATAAGTTACAAGGCTACAACCTTTCAGTTCCACAGGTGCAGCAATTAATTTTAAGTTCCAACTTAGATTTCCCTACAGGAAGTGTTAAAACCCAAAACCAGGATGTATTGATCCGTTTATCGGGTAAATACAGAAGTATGGAAGAGTTGAGAAACCTGGTTTTAACAACGACTAAAGATGGGGCACAGATCCGTTTAGGTGACGTTGCCGACGTCCAGGATTCGCAAAAAGAAACTGAAAAACTGGCACGTATCGATCGTAAAGCATCTATCGCCATTCAGATCATTAAACAAAGCGATGCAAATGCGGTAGAAGTGAGTAAAGGTGTACATGCCATTATTGCTAAACTTAAAGGTGAATACAAGGCCAATAACCTCGACATCAGAATTGTAAACGATAGTTCAATCTTTACCTTAGAATCAGCTGATGCGGTAATCCACGATTTAATCCTGGCGGTTATCCTGGTGGCTTTCGTAATGCTTTTCTTCTTGCACAGTTTACGTAACGCGTTAATTGTAATGGTATCTATTCCGGTTTCATTAATTGCTACCTTTATCGGGATTAGCTTGTTCGGCTTTACCCTAAACTTAATGTCATTATTGGGACTATCACTCGTGGTAGGTATCCTGGTGGATGATGCGATTGTAGTACTGGAAAATATCCAGCGGCACATGGAGATGGGCAAGAACAAAGTAAGAGCAGCGTCTGACGCAACAAGAGAGATTGGTTTTACCGTAGTATCGATTACTTTCGTAATTGTGGTAGTGTTCTTCCCGATTGCGGTAAGTACGGGTTTGGTATCGAACATCTTACGTCAGTTCTGTATTGTGGTAATTATTGCAACGTTACTTTCGTTAGTAGCTTCATTTACCATTGTACCTCTTATCTTCTCTCGTTTTGGTAAGTTAGAACGAATTGAAGGTAAAAACCTATTTGGCCGTTTCATTCTTTGGTTCGAAAAACAATTAAAGAAATTTACCCTTTGGATTACCAGCATTTTAACATGGTCGTTAAACCACAAAGCTTTAACATTAGTTATGGTTGTGGTGATGTTCTTAAGTTCGTGCGGTTTACTGGTAGGTGGTTTTATCGGATCGGAATTTTTCCCTAAATCAGATAAAGGTGAGTTCCTGGTACAGTTAGAGTTACCAAAAGACGCTTCTCTAGAGCAAACCAACTTTTTAACACAAAAAGCTGAGGCTTTCTTAGATAAACAACCAGAAATTACACAGTTAATTACTACGGTTGGGCAATCAACCGGTGATTTCGGTGGTACACAGGCTACAGCCTACAAATCTGAGATAAATGTTAAGCTGGTTGAACGCGATGAGCGTAAAGGGGTTTCTTCAGACATTTTCGCAACCAAAATGAGCCGTGCATTGGCTAAAGAATTAATTGGAGCAAAAGTTAAAACCGTTCCGATCAGTATTTTGGGTATTGCAGAAAACGCACCAATCCAATTGGTGGTAATGGGTTCTGATTTAGATAGTGCTTTGAAGTATGCTGAGGGCGCACAAAAAGTGCTTGCCGCTATTCCCGGGGCTACAGAGATTAAATTATCGGTAGAAAAGGGAACACCTGAGATTAACGTTCAGGTAGATCGCGATAAGATGTCGGCTGTTGGCTTAACTTTACAAACTGTAGGTTCTACCATGCAAACAGCATTTGCGGGTAACACCGATGGTAAATACCGTAAAGGTGAGTACGAGTACGATATCAATATCCAGTATCAAAACTTCAACCGCCAGAATATTGATGACGTACGTAACCTGATTTTTGTAAACAGCGATGGTAAACAGATTAAGTTATCACAGTTTGCAACCATTACAGAAGGTTCAGGTCCGAGTCAGTTAGAGCGTTTAAATAAATCTACTTCCGTATCAGTTAAGGC from Flavobacterium sp. W4I14 includes these protein-coding regions:
- a CDS encoding beta-carotene 3-hydroxylase (product_source=KO:K15746; cath_funfam=1.10.10.200; ko=KO:K15746; superfamily=89155; transmembrane_helix_parts=Inside_1_1,TMhelix_2_24,Outside_25_45,TMhelix_46_68,Inside_69_74,TMhelix_75_97,Outside_98_147), with translation MSVLINIFIVLFTIIAMECLSWFIHKYLFHGPLWFMHKSHHQKAKSFFEWNDLFAVLFAAVSLLLMYADRGSLNYRFFIGLGITLYGLIYFVVHDWFVHRRFKTFKSNNTYLQAVRKAHKVHHKNRGKEKGKAFGLLFVRRSLIKND
- a CDS encoding AcrR family transcriptional regulator (product_source=COG1309; cath_funfam=1.10.10.60; cog=COG1309; pfam=PF00440; superfamily=46689,48498), with product MIVADKKREQIIDGAIKRFIHFGIGKTTMNDIAEDLSVSKPSLYYYFPDKKHLIIGVIERVFNDFFELIKKKYNPDQPLEDILFSTIEVRNTFFQKYYMLRITEGIPDLLNDDVIKGKLQTLKSSEKDFFAEIFSQAKGKGEIEHDDTAHVAELYLESLMGLCTMCIMETGKDLFPDKKALNKMTLKQKNLTTIFVRGLRCSD
- a CDS encoding phytoene desaturase (product_source=KO:K10027; cath_funfam=3.50.50.60; cog=COG1233; ko=KO:K10027; pfam=PF01593; superfamily=51905; tigrfam=TIGR02734; transmembrane_helix_parts=Inside_1_6,TMhelix_7_24,Outside_25_493) gives rise to the protein MEKKPTVIIIGAGFAGLAAAALLAKYGCDVTVIEKNQMAGGRARTWQKDGFLFDMGPSWYWMPDVFENYYNIFNKTASDFYELKRLNPSYRIYFGKQDTIDVPATLADLYALFEKLEPGSSKNLKHFLDQAKYKYDVGMNEYVFKPSHSVMEYFDPRLAVSGIKLQLLGNMRKHVYRLFKNERLRKLLEFPVLFLGATPQNTPALYSLMNYADLVLGTWYPMGGMHKIVTAMQQIAESEGVNFIFNTEVTKIEVKNNLAEYVITDKGNFKSDFVVGNADYQHIDQHLFDEPYRNYSEKYWNERTMAPSCLLFYIGLNKKLDNILHHNLFFDEDFDQHAEEIYTNPQWPSKPLFYACCPSITDPAVAPEGCENLFFLIPVAPDLADSESKREEYFNLLMERFKDLTGNDISGNILFKRSYAMNDFVEDYHAFKGNAYGLANTLKQTAFLKPKMKSKVTNFLYTGQLTVPGPGVPPAIISGQVVAKEIKKKLKKA
- a CDS encoding hypothetical protein (product_source=Hypo-rule applied) yields the protein MNFDGSRLDSLYNISPRAYADSLKKGNELDVTLADLESQIEHLSQAESDSVGLVSAKLTKERYRLLDVAKTKPAFIGWKLSGVRSEDGKSEELSFKFDKGITKVVE
- a CDS encoding UDP-N-acetylmuramate dehydrogenase (product_source=KO:K00075; cath_funfam=3.30.43.10,3.30.465.10,3.90.78.10; cog=COG0812; ko=KO:K00075; pfam=PF01565,PF02873; superfamily=56176,56194; tigrfam=TIGR00179); translation: MLQIQENVSLKPYNSFGIDVKASYFVEIFSEADLTRLFKNEIVKSQKLLVIGGGSNVLFTQDYKGLVVKISIKGIQSEMIDDRVLVTAGAGEVWNDFVNYCVGHHFAGVENLSLIPGTVGASPIQNIGAYGVELKDVFESCSAFEIRTGKIKTFTYDDCHFGYRESIFKGELKGQYIITSVTFRLSAEAKINTSYGAIETELLNRGIEKPDIADVSAAVSHIRVSKLPDPSTIGNAGSFFKNPVIEKYEFADIVAKHPDVVHYPTADDKIKLAAGWLIEQCGWKGKVVGQTGTWKNQALVLVNHGHATGTEVYHFSEQIIDSVKSTFGVTLEREVNIL
- a CDS encoding RNA polymerase sigma factor (sigma-70 family) (product_source=TIGR02937; cath_funfam=1.10.10.10,1.10.1740.10; cog=COG1595; pfam=PF04542,PF08281; superfamily=88659,88946; tigrfam=TIGR02937); its protein translation is MTKFEFNHLVNHHSVSLRSYALNFTKDAEDANDLVQDTMLKAITYYNKFKEGTNLKGWLFTIMKNTFINNYRRLVKTNTLITQSEDISSANLSYSATKNQAESKFVLGDIDKALSQLPEEYYVPFIRYFEGYKYHEIADMLAIPIGTVKTRIHVARGILKKYLKTYSKEIATSEVA
- a CDS encoding thiol-disulfide isomerase/thioredoxin (product_source=COG0526; cath_funfam=3.40.30.10; cleavage_site_network=SignalP-noTM; cog=COG0526; pfam=PF00578,PF14289; superfamily=52833) — protein: MKIRFAVIFAMLSLKSFAQNDASKFNLSGKTDLKDGEKIILEYRGNKDSAFVKDGSFKFSGYLSEPSLASLKYGETNLLEGPNAVRVFLEPKNLQISAFVGQFFKAKLLGSQTQSDWDRVRLKDEADEIWDKIDVLNKDIKKKGSSDSLKANLGLNYAERSRLFKVVEKNSLAFIRNNPNSYLSPYLLSSLSRSLPKDSVQFYYRSFSGPVLNSAWGRFIYKELDHEETSKIGQPAPGFSAKLANGKTISLAEFKSKKYVLLDFWGTWCVHCRALSPDMIKMYKKYESKGLEIVSIATDDDRKLWQKAIVDDRTGLWKHILLMDASKSAKGDNLVVQYSVPAYPTFILIDKEGKIAGRYDGEGNDFHVNLKNKLAEIFE
- a CDS encoding hypothetical protein (product_source=Hypo-rule applied; cath_funfam=3.10.290.30; cleavage_site_network=SignalP-noTM), giving the protein MKKLIFCLALFFVGSLHAQTIKFTVEGVVQNPKNAKFAYLVSDAPVAGKTDLFLVRPIEGNHFQLSATSDLEGKLLREGFIFVDERGDITLAEVKARIKQKVWFVGGSANLKKNFLEDVKLDIENPYNLATAKIISGGIYLQQTNDATNALKERKFLNFIKQNADSPVALMELGNFVRYLNIPGFFKEFDFGSPVELYGALSKRLQQTNEGKAIKKKIDEPLKK